One stretch of Helicobacter jaachi DNA includes these proteins:
- a CDS encoding MnmC family methyltransferase: MSRNWLRESSDGSLSAYNSAFDECYHSLKDGALSETLHKHIYPSLEHICALDSINTESATESSRADSMCGDSLRALDCGALDSINALNLSTPLYVLDICFGLGYNSLALLATLAQNGFSGRVEIYSPELDESIFTRLRTFSYPALIEDFKDKDKILHFLESAPYGELSAYESRAKNMEFRLHIYKADALKLLAHLPQGAFHIVYQDAFSPKKNPTLWSEAYFCSLARLLHTQGIITTYSQSKAIRTNALNAGLYVYDYGAKLVRAGSLMSKAPLALKQTRQILS, from the coding sequence GTGTCGCGCAACTGGTTACGCGAGAGTAGCGATGGAAGCCTAAGCGCGTATAATAGCGCATTTGATGAATGCTACCATAGTCTTAAAGATGGCGCGCTTAGCGAAACACTCCATAAGCATATATATCCCTCATTGGAGCATATTTGTGCGCTAGATTCTATAAATACAGAATCTGCTACAGAATCTAGCAGGGCAGATTCTATGTGTGGAGATTCTCTGCGCGCACTTGATTGTGGCGCATTAGATTCTATAAATGCTCTAAATCTTAGCACTCCCCTTTATGTGCTTGATATTTGCTTTGGCTTGGGCTACAACAGCCTAGCACTTTTGGCAACACTCGCACAAAATGGCTTTAGTGGTAGGGTAGAAATCTACTCGCCTGAGCTTGATGAGAGTATCTTTACAAGACTACGCACATTTTCCTACCCTGCGCTAATAGAGGATTTTAAAGACAAAGATAAGATTTTGCATTTTTTAGAATCTGCACCCTATGGGGAGCTAAGCGCGTATGAAAGCAGGGCGAAGAATATGGAGTTTAGGCTGCACATTTATAAAGCAGATGCGCTTAAGCTTTTGGCGCATTTGCCGCAGGGAGCGTTTCATATCGTGTATCAAGATGCATTTAGTCCCAAGAAAAATCCCACGCTGTGGAGTGAGGCATATTTTTGCTCTCTTGCGCGCTTGCTGCATACACAGGGCATTATCACTACTTATTCACAAAGCAAAGCCATACGCACAAATGCACTTAATGCCGGACTTTATGTGTATGATTATGGTGCTAAACTTGTCCGCGCAGGCAGCCTTATGAGCAAAGCCCCATTGGCTTTAAAGCAAACAAGACAGATTCTATCATAG
- a CDS encoding DEAD/DEAH box helicase codes for MDNQSQSPDSHQNTHKTDSESTQLKPQKELADSKKPDSKQEGFEVFKLKDFVLKGIKEAGFTTPSPVQAQSIPAILQGKDLIAQAQTGTGKTAAFVIPILNGLSRNKDIEALIITPTRELTMQISEEILKLGRYGRIKTICMYGGQSIKRQCDLLEKKPKIMVATPGRLLDHLQNGRLEHFSPRVVVLDESDEMLDMGFLDDIEEIFKFLPNTRQTLLFSATMPEPIKQLAMRILDKPTFVKITPTDVTNKDIEQQYYIINEGERDEAIVRLIETQNPTKSIIFTRMKKEADALATRLVNRGFKAMALHGDMEQWDRREAIKAFKEKRIEILVATDVASRGLDISDVSHVFNYHIPLNPESYVHRIGRTGRAGKKGVAITLATPLEYKDLSKIKQITQAKLTLCEIAQEYSGDLFSQELSRTKVSDKSVAIYEKLKDKIDTTQLCLKLISLYLEKNNNFKIGLSKEQIAKLEEEHQSDKSNKKPAKTSSKNASRHDKHDRNARYDKNDRAKHNKKKRYDDIDRSQPYTGSIWG; via the coding sequence ATGGATAATCAATCACAATCCCCAGATTCTCACCAAAACACACATAAGACAGATTCAGAATCTACACAACTAAAACCCCAAAAAGAGCTAGCAGATTCTAAAAAGCCAGATTCTAAGCAAGAGGGCTTTGAGGTATTTAAACTTAAAGACTTTGTGCTAAAGGGCATTAAAGAGGCAGGATTTACCACGCCTAGCCCTGTGCAAGCCCAAAGCATTCCAGCTATTTTGCAAGGCAAAGATTTAATCGCGCAAGCCCAAACAGGCACAGGCAAGACAGCGGCATTTGTCATTCCTATCCTTAATGGGCTAAGCCGCAATAAAGATATTGAAGCGCTTATCATTACGCCCACGCGCGAGCTTACTATGCAAATTAGTGAAGAGATTTTAAAACTTGGGCGATATGGGCGTATCAAAACGATTTGTATGTATGGTGGGCAGAGTATCAAACGCCAATGCGATTTATTAGAAAAAAAGCCAAAAATTATGGTAGCTACGCCGGGCAGACTCCTAGACCATTTACAAAATGGGCGACTTGAGCATTTCTCACCGCGCGTAGTGGTGCTTGATGAGAGCGATGAAATGCTTGATATGGGCTTTTTAGATGATATTGAAGAGATTTTTAAATTCTTGCCAAACACGCGTCAAACGCTGCTTTTTTCCGCCACCATGCCAGAGCCTATTAAGCAGCTTGCTATGCGTATTTTAGACAAACCCACATTTGTGAAAATCACGCCCACAGATGTAACCAACAAAGACATAGAGCAGCAGTATTACATCATCAATGAGGGCGAGCGTGATGAAGCCATTGTGCGCCTCATTGAGACGCAAAACCCCACAAAGAGCATTATTTTTACGCGTATGAAAAAAGAAGCCGATGCGCTAGCTACGCGCCTTGTTAATCGCGGCTTTAAGGCTATGGCGCTGCATGGGGATATGGAGCAGTGGGATAGGCGAGAGGCGATTAAGGCTTTTAAAGAAAAAAGGATAGAAATTTTAGTGGCTACTGATGTGGCATCGCGCGGGCTAGACATTAGCGATGTAAGCCATGTATTTAATTACCACATACCGCTTAATCCTGAAAGCTATGTGCATCGTATCGGTAGAACAGGGCGCGCGGGCAAAAAGGGCGTGGCTATCACGCTGGCTACGCCGCTTGAGTATAAGGATTTAAGTAAAATTAAGCAAATCACGCAGGCTAAGCTCACTCTTTGTGAAATTGCACAAGAATATAGCGGCGATTTATTCTCTCAAGAGCTTTCCCGCACGAAAGTAAGCGATAAATCTGTAGCAATTTACGAAAAGCTTAAAGATAAAATTGATACCACGCAGCTTTGCTTAAAACTCATTTCACTCTATCTGGAGAAAAATAATAATTTTAAGATTGGATTAAGCAAAGAACAAATCGCCAAGCTCGAAGAAGAACATCAAAGCGATAAATCAAATAAAAAACCCGCTAAAACCTCAAGCAAAAATGCAAGCAGACACGATAAACACGATAGAAATGCTAGGTATGACAAAAATGACAGAGCTAAACACAACAAGAAAAAGCGGTATGATGATATCGATAGAAGCCAGCCATACACGGGGAGTATTTGGGGTTAA
- a CDS encoding cytochrome c biogenesis CcdA family protein, which produces MDRLLQLYATMPFAASFLAGILTFLSPCILPLIPPYISYISGVGINELHHRHKYRIIGTSLLFIAGFCLVFITLGIFASSMLGELFSLAWVRYVAGGIVIIFGLHFLFHFQWQFLYKHAQFRLNHTRFGALAPFVLGISFSIGWSPCVGPILASILTLSVFNPTNALWLMLCYCAGLGLAFLLVAIFIDVSLRWLKKLTPFLRLIEMIAGVLLIVIGVLIMMQKTDFLLM; this is translated from the coding sequence TTGGATAGGCTTTTGCAACTTTACGCCACTATGCCCTTTGCGGCAAGCTTTTTAGCGGGGATTCTCACATTTTTAAGCCCTTGTATTTTGCCGCTCATTCCCCCTTATATCTCTTATATTTCAGGTGTGGGTATTAATGAATTGCACCATCGCCACAAATATCGCATTATAGGCACTTCACTGCTTTTTATCGCTGGATTTTGTCTAGTATTTATCACGCTTGGGATTTTTGCTTCCTCTATGCTTGGGGAGCTATTTTCATTAGCATGGGTGCGCTATGTTGCAGGGGGAATAGTGATTATTTTTGGGCTACATTTTTTATTTCACTTTCAATGGCAATTTTTATATAAACACGCGCAATTTAGGCTTAATCACACACGTTTTGGCGCTCTAGCGCCATTTGTGCTAGGCATTAGCTTTAGCATTGGCTGGAGTCCATGCGTGGGACCCATTCTAGCCTCAATCCTTACACTCTCTGTTTTTAATCCCACAAATGCGCTGTGGCTTATGCTGTGCTATTGTGCGGGGCTTGGGCTGGCGTTTTTACTAGTGGCTATATTTATTGATGTAAGCTTGCGGTGGTTAAAAAAACTCACGCCTTTCCTAAGGCTTATAGAAATGATTGCTGGGGTGCTTTTAATCGTTATTGGCGTGCTTATTATGATGCAAAAAACTGATTTTTTGCTTATGTAG
- a CDS encoding metal-dependent hydrolase: MLFKNAALCDYRGTKMGDVRVQDGIITHIGHLSAYPNEQVFEVGGRVLLPAMIDLNIAPKSLSLSRKSLLSLAGKALKGGVGSMLLYPHTSPSCSENGSIELIKSLNAQSPIHLLPAISPLNAQGKLSDISTLHASGARAIFAFSDTPAHTLMRIAQYAQMLDIPLICFCQDRDVSDGVMNEGLLSASLGLPSIPAYSQTKEVAKVAEMLFPLPIKLVFDTLVYPRSFEILSRAYGLDSINAWSINAPDSINTESAKNIESANATHTESSTKFATNAHNDYNRLPPSFKAQFFTQTSIHHLALDESLCDNYNTAAKLNPPLVDKASQNTLINLLQNGSIHTLTSLQCADFNAKKDQVFELASFGIDALEVYFSLLYTYLHKAHNIPLEFISRLTSYNPAQILNLNKGALDEGKIAEFIIVNPDISFVLQDNFSPYNQQILHAKIEAFFSCDRIHLAQKE, translated from the coding sequence ATGCTGTTTAAAAATGCCGCGCTTTGCGATTATCGTGGCACAAAAATGGGTGATGTGCGCGTGCAAGATGGGATTATTACGCATATTGGGCATTTGAGTGCGTATCCAAATGAGCAAGTCTTTGAGGTGGGTGGGAGAGTGCTGCTGCCTGCTATGATTGATTTAAATATCGCGCCAAAAAGCCTCTCTCTCTCACGCAAATCGCTGCTCTCTCTAGCAGGCAAAGCCCTCAAAGGTGGCGTAGGGAGTATGCTGCTCTATCCGCACACTTCGCCCTCTTGTAGTGAAAATGGCTCCATTGAGTTGATTAAAAGCCTCAATGCGCAATCGCCCATTCACCTGCTACCCGCCATTAGCCCGCTAAATGCGCAGGGCAAGCTAAGTGATATTAGCACACTGCACGCAAGCGGGGCTAGGGCGATTTTTGCCTTTAGCGATACGCCCGCGCACACGCTTATGCGGATTGCGCAATATGCGCAAATGCTTGATATTCCGCTTATTTGCTTTTGTCAAGATAGAGATGTGAGCGATGGTGTAATGAATGAGGGGCTTCTAAGTGCCTCTCTTGGGCTTCCCTCAATCCCGGCATATAGCCAAACCAAAGAAGTGGCAAAAGTTGCTGAAATGCTTTTCCCACTGCCTATTAAGCTTGTTTTTGACACGCTAGTGTATCCGCGTAGTTTTGAGATTTTATCGCGCGCTTATGGGCTAGATTCTATAAATGCGTGGAGCATTAACGCGCCAGATTCTATAAATACAGAATCTGCAAAAAATATAGAATCTGCAAACGCTACACATACAGAATCTAGCACAAAATTTGCCACAAATGCGCATAATGACTATAACCGCTTGCCGCCATCTTTTAAAGCACAATTTTTTACCCAAACTTCTATCCACCATTTAGCCCTTGATGAGAGCTTGTGTGATAACTACAACACCGCTGCTAAGCTTAATCCCCCGCTTGTAGATAAAGCTTCTCAAAACACACTCATAAATTTATTACAAAATGGCAGCATTCACACGCTCACAAGCCTGCAGTGCGCGGATTTTAATGCCAAAAAAGACCAAGTTTTTGAGCTAGCAAGCTTTGGCATAGATGCGCTTGAGGTGTATTTTTCACTGCTCTACACTTATTTGCACAAGGCTCATAATATCCCGCTAGAGTTTATCTCACGCCTAACAAGCTACAATCCCGCACAGATTCTAAATCTCAATAAAGGCGCGCTAGATGAGGGCAAAATCGCGGAGTTTATTATCGTAAATCCTGACATATCATTTGTGCTGCAAGATAATTTTTCACCCTATAATCAGCAGATATTGCACGCTAAAATTGAGGCATTTTTTAGCTGCGATAGAATCCACTTAGCGCAAAAGGAGTAA
- the mscS gene encoding small-conductance mechanosensitive channel MscS yields the protein MQDIKSYILGYLPHFEALGVAILKALLIIVLGYYVARFVSKKVCVAVGKKDEILARFISQVIFVVAIIVVIIAALGTIGVQTNSIIAVLSTAGVAIALGLKDSLSSVASGIILIVRRPFKQGDLIEVSGLIGQVEGINLFTTNIRLRDGKFAIIPNSNMATANIINTTYNDQQRIELIIGVGYESDIESVKQIIADILKSTPEVDLSQPYFIGLTELGASSLNFTLRFWIKLEYGTINAQSKVLESIKKSFDEHHIEIPYNRLDVSLIKA from the coding sequence ATGCAAGATATTAAGAGTTATATTTTGGGGTATTTGCCGCATTTTGAGGCTTTAGGCGTAGCGATTTTAAAAGCCTTGCTCATTATTGTTTTGGGCTATTATGTGGCGCGCTTTGTGAGTAAAAAGGTGTGTGTGGCTGTGGGGAAAAAAGATGAGATTCTTGCGCGCTTTATTTCTCAAGTCATTTTTGTGGTGGCTATTATTGTGGTGATTATTGCCGCGCTTGGCACTATTGGCGTGCAGACAAATTCTATTATTGCTGTTTTAAGCACCGCAGGTGTGGCTATCGCGCTTGGGCTTAAAGATTCGCTCTCATCAGTGGCAAGTGGGATTATCTTAATCGTGCGTCGTCCTTTTAAGCAGGGGGATTTAATCGAAGTCAGTGGGCTTATTGGGCAGGTGGAGGGCATCAATCTCTTTACAACTAATATCCGCTTAAGAGATGGGAAGTTTGCCATTATCCCAAATAGCAATATGGCAACTGCTAATATCATTAATACCACATATAACGACCAGCAGCGCATAGAGCTTATTATCGGCGTGGGGTATGAGAGCGATATAGAATCTGTTAAGCAAATTATTGCTGATATTTTGAAAAGCACGCCCGAAGTGGATTTGAGCCAGCCTTATTTTATCGGGCTTACCGAACTTGGCGCTAGCTCGCTTAATTTTACTCTGCGCTTTTGGATAAAACTAGAATATGGCACTATAAACGCGCAAAGTAAGGTGTTAGAATCTATTAAAAAAAGCTTTGATGAGCATCATATCGAGATTCCATACAATAGGCTTGATGTAAGTCTCATAAAGGCTTAG